A stretch of Triticum aestivum cultivar Chinese Spring chromosome 1D, IWGSC CS RefSeq v2.1, whole genome shotgun sequence DNA encodes these proteins:
- the LOC123180680 gene encoding uncharacterized protein: MASSSSSQFDDPSARRPPPPQRKPPVLMLLPLIYAPVLPLIRIGLRHNPVWRDRLFYGVLAGAFVHGTYLISELYDVESK; the protein is encoded by the exons atggcgtcctcctcctcctcgcaattCGA CGATCCGTCGGCgaggcgcccgccgccgccgcagaggAAGCCGCCGGTGCTGATGCTGCTCCCGCTCATCTACGCCCCCGTTCTGCCCCTCA TCAGGATCGGGCTGCGGCATAACCCGGTGTGGAGGGACCGCCTCTTCTATGGCGTCCTCGCCGGCGCATTCGTGCATGGCACCTACCTCAT ATCGGAACTGTACGACGTGGAGAGCAAGTGA
- the LOC123180677 gene encoding uncharacterized protein isoform X2, with the protein MSRGYFQDISEIRKNAGKIAVASKTIIPEVAAVKFPNLALESPAGRALQLPLVASPPLDGSHGAGGTVPVVPDAALVCLSFRASSQKMAESWSLPFLDAFGATGKVEAYEVSFIDSWLLSSSPVRRAFLKTMRKSDNPQRHAVYAFGDHYDFRKELQIVNLLTGYIYLIDRLGRIRWQGFGAATQEELSSLTACASILLDEK; encoded by the exons ATGAGCAGGGGGTACTTCCAGGACATCTCCGAGATCCGTAAGAACGCCGGCAAG ATTGCGGTGGCGAGTAAGACCATTATCCCAGAGGTCGCTGCCGTGAAGTTCCCTAATCTTGCTTTGGAGTCCCCTGCTGGCAGAGCATTGCAACTGCCGCTTGTTGCGTCTCCACCGCTAGACGGTAGTCATGGGGCTGGTGGTACAGTGCCGGTGGTTCCTGATGCGGCACTGGTGTGCCTTTCGTTTCGTGCAAGCTCGCAG AAAATGGCAGAGTCGTGGAGTCTACCTTTTCTTGATGCATTTGGTGCTACTGGAAAAGTTGAAGCGTATGAG GTCTCATTTATAGATTCATGGCTGTTATCATCAAGTCCCGTGAGGCGTGCATTCCTGAAGACGATGAGGAAATCGGACAATCCACAAAGACATGCCGTCTATGCCTTTGGAGACCACTATGACTTTAGGAAGGAGCTTCAAATTGTAAACCTTCTTACCGG GTACATATACCTGATTGATCGCCTGGGTAGGATAAGATGGCAGGGCTTTGGAGCTGCAACGCAGGAAGAGTTGTCATCGCTAACAGCGTGTGCCTCCATCTTGTTAGATGAGAAATGA
- the LOC123180677 gene encoding mitochondrial ATPase complex subunit ATP10 isoform X1 translates to MKSIRFPAAFTFQEVVHRRARRFGFAASPPHQLRSGAAAMMLRARRAAGPLLRLADADAVGERICGGAQPARAVFARGFLDFFKTWSKETAEDAEKKAKAKARLTDEMSRGYFQDISEIRKNAGKIAVASKTIIPEVAAVKFPNLALESPAGRALQLPLVASPPLDGSHGAGGTVPVVPDAALVCLSFRASSQKMAESWSLPFLDAFGATGKVEAYEVSFIDSWLLSSSPVRRAFLKTMRKSDNPQRHAVYAFGDHYDFRKELQIVNLLTGYIYLIDRLGRIRWQGFGAATQEELSSLTACASILLDEK, encoded by the exons ATGAAAAGTATACGTTTTCCAGCTGCGTTTACGTTTCAAGAGGTCGTGCACAGGAGGGCTCGGCGCTTCGGTTTTGCTGCTAGTCCTCCTCACCAGCTTAGATCGGGCGCGGCGGCGATGATGCTGAGGGCGCGGCGAGCGGCGGGGCCGCTTCTCCGCCTCGCCGACGCAGACGCCGTTGGCGAGAGGATTTGCGGCGGCGCGCAGCCCGCGCGCGCGGTGTTCGCCCGCGGGttcctggatttcttcaag ACGTGGAGCAAGGAGACCGCCGAGGATGCGGAGAAGAAGGCAAAGGCGAAGGCCAGGCT TACTGATGAGATGAGCAGGGGGTACTTCCAGGACATCTCCGAGATCCGTAAGAACGCCGGCAAG ATTGCGGTGGCGAGTAAGACCATTATCCCAGAGGTCGCTGCCGTGAAGTTCCCTAATCTTGCTTTGGAGTCCCCTGCTGGCAGAGCATTGCAACTGCCGCTTGTTGCGTCTCCACCGCTAGACGGTAGTCATGGGGCTGGTGGTACAGTGCCGGTGGTTCCTGATGCGGCACTGGTGTGCCTTTCGTTTCGTGCAAGCTCGCAG AAAATGGCAGAGTCGTGGAGTCTACCTTTTCTTGATGCATTTGGTGCTACTGGAAAAGTTGAAGCGTATGAG GTCTCATTTATAGATTCATGGCTGTTATCATCAAGTCCCGTGAGGCGTGCATTCCTGAAGACGATGAGGAAATCGGACAATCCACAAAGACATGCCGTCTATGCCTTTGGAGACCACTATGACTTTAGGAAGGAGCTTCAAATTGTAAACCTTCTTACCGG GTACATATACCTGATTGATCGCCTGGGTAGGATAAGATGGCAGGGCTTTGGAGCTGCAACGCAGGAAGAGTTGTCATCGCTAACAGCGTGTGCCTCCATCTTGTTAGATGAGAAATGA
- the LOC123180681 gene encoding protein EARLY RESPONSIVE TO DEHYDRATION 15 produces the protein MSAMVASSLNPEAPLFIPAALQQVEDFSPLWWDLVKSTAWFRDHWYHQHQQLDDMADSLIAFEAEDAIAVEASQPQPQPPAALNIDGVLKALSLASPSPKGGDALRGFSEKPRYTEKPTKYAGSPRSGGAPRFIHQPR, from the exons ATGAGCGCCATGGTCGCGTCGTCGCTTAACCCGGAGGCCCCGCTCTTCATCCCGGCAGCGTTACAGCAGGTGGAGGACTTCTCACCGCTGTGGTGGGACCTCGTCAAGTCCACCGCCTGGTTTCGCGACCACTGGTACCACCAGCACCAGCAGCTCGACGATATGGCCGACTCCCTCATCGCCTTCGAGGCCGAGGACGCCATCGCTGTCGAGGCttcgcagccgcagccgcagccgccagcGGCACTCAATATTG ACGGGGTGCTCAAGGCGCTGAGCCTGGCGTCCCCAAGCCCAAAGGGCGGCGACGCCCTGCGTGGCTTCTCGGAGAAGCCTAGGTACACCGAGAAGCCCACCAAGTACGCCGGCAGCCCGAGGAGCGGTGGCGCACCGCGCTTCATCCACCAGCCTCGCTAG